A window of the Symbiobacterium terraclitae genome harbors these coding sequences:
- a CDS encoding CapA family protein, whose translation MRTHRSVRLLPAVLAVLMILAACSRAPAPRTSPDDGRQDGGTANGSGFGALVLAAPPDLPLPALGGVEVLRTDQPAAALARGEADAAVVDGEPPPVYASFPLTAREHVILQGWLDEPMALTLDEARALLPTLGSPGEPGRGALAAGRLADLHPGWRAVPVDGVVPTPQTVRSGEYPLADRLFLAYRPEAADRVAPLREPLQTGLDNGAGGSSQAGQAGGIQGDWISLSVAGDLMLARGVARAMRENGTLYPILKVMDHLSAADLAFANLESPIGVKGSPLPGKQIWFRAAPEAVEVLKAAGLDGVTVANNHIMDYDEENFLETLDLLAEAGIPWTGGGRNLAEARRPLVLEARGVRVAFLGYSEFADLFFDWDYPRSFAATEDRPGVPAIREDWLAEDIRAARAVADVVAVALHWGVEFTNYPIEEQQRLARYMVDQGADLVLGYHPHAIQGFEIYGGRVIAYSLGNFVMDRQDTDLARESMILDFLVGPDGVKQVEVRPVWIEAEQPYLLEGDEAARLRAKMQEISGW comes from the coding sequence ATGAGAACGCACAGATCGGTCAGGCTGCTGCCGGCAGTCCTGGCCGTGCTGATGATCCTCGCCGCATGCAGCCGGGCTCCTGCACCTCGGACCAGCCCGGACGACGGCCGGCAGGACGGGGGCACTGCCAACGGCTCCGGTTTCGGCGCGCTGGTCCTGGCCGCGCCCCCGGACCTGCCGCTGCCCGCCCTGGGCGGCGTGGAGGTTCTCCGCACCGACCAGCCGGCGGCGGCGCTGGCGCGGGGCGAAGCCGACGCGGCCGTGGTGGACGGCGAGCCGCCCCCCGTTTACGCCTCCTTCCCGTTGACGGCCCGGGAGCACGTCATCCTGCAGGGCTGGCTGGACGAGCCGATGGCGCTGACCCTGGACGAGGCCCGCGCCCTGCTCCCCACCCTCGGATCGCCCGGCGAGCCGGGCCGCGGCGCCCTGGCGGCGGGCCGGCTGGCCGACCTGCACCCGGGCTGGCGGGCGGTGCCGGTGGACGGCGTCGTCCCGACCCCGCAGACCGTACGGTCCGGCGAGTACCCGCTGGCGGACCGGCTGTTCCTGGCCTACCGGCCCGAGGCGGCCGACCGGGTGGCGCCGCTCAGGGAGCCGCTGCAGACGGGCCTGGACAACGGCGCGGGCGGATCGAGTCAGGCCGGACAGGCCGGCGGCATTCAGGGCGACTGGATCTCGCTCTCGGTGGCCGGCGACCTCATGCTCGCCCGGGGCGTCGCCCGGGCCATGCGGGAGAACGGCACGCTCTACCCCATCCTGAAGGTGATGGACCACCTCTCGGCTGCGGACCTGGCCTTCGCCAACCTGGAGTCGCCCATCGGCGTGAAGGGCAGCCCGCTGCCGGGCAAGCAGATCTGGTTCCGGGCGGCGCCGGAGGCCGTCGAGGTGCTGAAGGCGGCAGGGCTGGACGGGGTGACGGTGGCCAACAACCACATCATGGACTACGACGAGGAGAACTTCCTGGAGACGCTGGACCTGCTGGCGGAGGCCGGCATCCCCTGGACCGGCGGCGGCCGGAACCTGGCTGAGGCCCGCCGGCCGCTGGTGCTGGAGGCCAGGGGCGTCCGCGTCGCCTTCCTGGGCTACAGCGAGTTCGCCGACCTCTTCTTCGACTGGGACTACCCGCGCAGCTTCGCCGCGACCGAGGACCGCCCGGGCGTGCCGGCCATCCGGGAGGACTGGCTGGCGGAGGACATCCGGGCGGCGCGCGCGGTGGCCGACGTGGTGGCCGTCGCCCTCCACTGGGGGGTGGAGTTCACCAACTACCCCATCGAGGAGCAGCAGAGGCTGGCCCGGTACATGGTGGACCAGGGCGCGGACCTGGTGCTGGGCTACCACCCCCACGCCATCCAGGGGTTCGAGATCTATGGCGGCAGGGTGATCGCCTACAGCCTGGGCAACTTCGTCATGGACCGGCAGGACACCGACCTGGCCCGGGAGTCGATGATCCTGGACTTCCTGGTCGGCCCGGACGGCGTGAAGCAGGTGGAGGTCCGCCCGGTCTGGATCGAGGCCGAGCAGCCCTACCTGCTGGAGGGCGATGAGGCCGCGCGGCTGCGGGCGAAGATGCAGGAGATCTCAGGCTGGTAA